A single region of the Jaculus jaculus isolate mJacJac1 chromosome 15, mJacJac1.mat.Y.cur, whole genome shotgun sequence genome encodes:
- the Lrg1 gene encoding leucine-rich alpha-2-glycoprotein has product MSSWRGHSQQSLGGLTSHLCRALFLLGLFVASAWSVTPTPQDCLILRPPNSHGSSVSCFSAPEFPSWLPGDTIHLTMEFSNLTQLPAAALHGCPGLRELHLSSNRLEKLSTGLLLPVPNLLVLDLTRNALADLPQGLFRASAALHTLVLKENRLQTLQASWLRGLRALVHLDLAGNCLHTLPAGLLANLTALSTLDLGDNQLETLPPGLLRGPLRLERLHLEGNQLRVLGDDLLAPQPSLRYLFLNDNKLTSVAAGAFKGLKWLDMLDLSNNSLTTTPAGLWASLGKPARDMEEGFDLSHNPWVCDQKLSHLCLWLAANRHKMFSKNETRCAGPKDLEGQLLLAVVGSQWEDTEPH; this is encoded by the exons ATGTCATCTTGGAGGGGACATTCACAACAGAG CTTGGGAGGCCTCACCTCCCATCTCTGCAGAGCCCTGTTTCTCCTAGGGCTCTTCGTGGCTTCAGCCTGGAGCGTCACTCCAACCCCCCAAGATTGCCTGATCCTACGGCCGCCCAACAGTCATGGCAGTTCTGTGTCCTGCTTCTCAGCCCCTGAGTTCCCCAGCTGGCTCCCGGGTGACACCATCCACCTGACCATGGAGTTCTCCAACCTGACCCAGCTGCCAGCGGCTGCCCTGCATGGCTGCCCGGGCCTGCGGGAGCTGCACCTCTCCAGCAACCGCCTGGAGAAACTGTCCACCGGCCTCCTGCTGCCCGTGCCCAACCTGCTCGTCCTGGACCTCACCCGCAACGCCCTAGCCGacctgccccagggcctcttccGGGCCTCGGCTGCCCTCCACACCCTGGTGCTGAAGGAGAACCGGCTCCAGACCCTGCAGGCCTCCTGGCTGCGGGGCCTCCGGGCGCTGGTTCACCTGGATCTAGCCGGGAACTGCCTGCACACGCTGCCTGCTGGGCTCCTGGCCAACCTCACTGCCCTCAGCACTCTGGACCTTGGGGACAaccagctggagaccctgccgCCTGGCCTTCTGCGGGGCCCACTGCGTTTGGAACGTTTGCATCTGGAAGGAAACCAGCTGCGGGTCCTCGGGGATGACCTGCTGGCGCCACAGCCGTCCTTGCGCTATCTTTTTCTTAATGACAACAAACTGACCTCGGTGGCCGCCGGGGCCTTCAAGGGTCTGAAGTGGCTGGACATGTTAGACCTGTCCAATAACTCGCTGACCACCACCCCTGCAGGGCTGTGGGCATCCCTGGGGAAGCCAGCCAGAGACATGGAGGAAGGGTTCGACCTCTCCCACAACCCCTGGGTCTGCGACCAGAAGCTGAGCCACCTGTGTCTCTGGCTGGCCGCCAACAGAcacaaaatgttttcaaagaatgAGACGCGTTGTGCAGGGCCCAAAGACTTGGAGGGCCAGCTGCTCCTGGCAGTGGTGGGGTcccagtgggaggacacagaacCCCACTGA